One Candidatus Dormiibacterota bacterium genomic window, CGGCATGTCGTACAAGCTGGCCTTCGAGAAGGAGCCCGTCGAGGGCGACAAGGTCTACGAGGAGAACGGCGTGCGCATCTTCGTCGACACCAAGAGCTATCTCGTCCTGAACGGGACGACGCTCGATTTCTCGGACGGCTTGAACGGCACCGGGTTCAGCTTCACCAACCCGAACGCCAAATCGACGTGTGGTTGCGGCACGTCGTTCTCCGCCTGAGATCGTTCCGGGTCCCGCCCGCCTCCTTCCCGATCCGGCCGACCTGACGGCGCGCGCCGGCGCGCGCGCTCCGCGAGATGGAACGCGCTGGAAACGGCCCGCGATATTGCGCGGCGCGGATCGCGCGTGCTATCATCGGTTGCAGTTCCACGAAGTTCGCTCGCGATCACCGAACAGCAAGGGCGGAGATGGCTCACAAGAAAAATCTTCTTTCGGGCCAGAGGATTTATCCCGATCCCATCCGCGGCGGCATGACCGTCGATCGGCTGATCGACGACACCTTCCTCGCCTACAACGGCGGACGTCTGCAGAAGGCCTGCCGTCTGTTGACGGAGAAGATGCTCCAGGAGGACGTCACCGTCGGGCTGAGCCTCTCCGGCGCCCTGACGCCGGCCGGCGTCGGACGGTCGTGCATCATCCCGCTCATCCAGTCGGGATTCGTCGACTGGATCGCGTCGACGGGCGCGAACCTCTACCACGACACGCACTACGGGCTCGGCATGTCGCTGCACCGGGGCTCGCACGAGGTGGATGACACGCTCCTGCGGCGCGAGGGCGTCATCCGCATCTACGACGTCCTGTTCGACTACAACGTCCTGCTCGACACCGACAACTACCTGCGCGCCGTCATGGCGGAGAAGGCCTTCGACAAGGAGATGGGGACCGCCGAGCTGCACTACCTGCTCGGGAAGTACCTGGCGGCCCGTGAGAAGGAGATCGGTGTCGTGGACACCTGCGTCCTCACGGTGGCGTACCGCGCCGGAGTCCCGTGCTACGTGTCGTCGCCCGGCGACTCCTCGATCGGCATGAACGTCGCCGAGCTGGCCATGCGGGGCGTCGGTCCGCGCATCGACGTGTCGCGGGACGTCAACGAGACCGCCGGCATCGTCTACGCGGCCAAGCAGCGGGAGGGCAAGAGCGGCGTGCTCATGCTGGGCGGCGGCTCCCCCAAGAATTTCGTCCTGCAGACCGAGCCGCAGATCCAGGAAATCCTCGGTCTCGCGGACCGCGGCCACGACTACTACATCCAGGTCACCGACGCCCGGCCGGACACCGGCGGCCTGTCGGGGGCGACCCCCGCGGAGGCGGTCTCCTGGGGAAAGGTCGACCCGGACAAGCTCACCGACTCGGTGGTGGTGTACGCCGACAGCACGATCGCCGTCCCGCTCATCGTCGCGTACGCCGTGTCGCGGGCCAAGCCGCGCCGGCTGAAGAGACTCTACGATCGACGCGACGACCTGGTCGAAAGGCTCAAGAAGGACTTCCTCGTCGAGCACGAGAGGCGCACGCGCGAGACGGTGAAGGCCCAGCAGGGCCGCTGACCGGCCCCGGCACCTCCGCGTCGACCACCCCCCCGTTCCAGTCCTGGAACCGACCTGGATCGAAGGGAGACAGATCCATGCCGGGATCCTGGTCCGCGAGCAGTCGCGCGACGAGACGCGCGGTGACCGGCGCGAGCAGGATTCCATTGCGCAGGTGTCCGCAGGCGTGCAGGAGACCCGGGGCGGCCCGGCCGATGGCGGGAAGGCCGTCGGGAAGAGCGGGCCTCAGACCGGCCCAGGCAGAATGGAACGGCGCCGTCGCGAGCCCGGGGACGAGGGCCAGGGCGCCGGCGCTGAGGTCCCTGAGAGCCGCTCCCGTCACGGACTTGTCGAAGCCCGCATCCTCCATCGTGCTGCCCGCCAGAACGCGCCCGTCGCGTCGCGGCACGAGATAGCAGTCGGGGCCGAAGATCGGGAAGACGGGAGCGGCGGCGGGACCGAGACAGACGATCTGGCCACGGACCGGGCGCAACGGCAGCGGGGGATCGATCCCGGCGATCTCCGCCGACCATGCGCCGGCGGCGATCACGACGGCGCCGGCGCGCGCACGCCCGCCGCCGATGCCCACCCCGACCACGCGGCCCTCTTCCACCAGGAGCCTGTCGGCGCGCGCATCCTCCTGCAGGCGGACCCCGAGACGCGAAGCCGAAAGCCTGAGACCCTCGACCAGGACGACGTTGTCCACCGACAGGTCGCGCGGCAGGTACAGCGCCTCGCACCAGTCGGGATGGAGCGCCGGCTCCATGCGGCGCAGCGCCTCGCCGCCGATCCGCTCCGCGGGCAGACCGAGCGCCCGCTGGAAGGCGAAGCGTCGGTCCAGCTCCTCCGTCTCCCGGCCGGAGCGCGCGGCGACGAGAGTGCCGCGGCGCCACAGAGCGGGGTCCAGACCGCTCTCCTCCTCGACACCGGCCGCGAACTCGGGGAAGAGATCGCGGCTCGCGAGGCCAAGGGTGAAGAGAGGACCCGCGCGGTCCGCCTCGGCCTGCGGGCTGAGAAGCCCGGCCGCCGCGCCGCTGGCCTCTCCGCCGATCTTTCCCCGATCCAGGAGGCGCACGCGCAGGCCCAGGAGCGCCGCCTCGCGCGCGATCGAGAGACCGATGATCCCGCCGCCCACGACGAGGACGTCGTCGATCCGTTCCTGATCCATGTGAGAGGCAGTCTATCGCCCGCTCGCAGGTGCGTCAACGCGAGCACCGGGGCTGACCGAGCTATCCCGAGTCGGCGCGGCGGGCCTGCCGCCGGGTCGCGCCTCATGTCACTCGCGCGGGGTACTCAAGCCTTGCTCACGCGCATGGCGCGGCTCAAAATCGGCGCGACCCGGCGGCAGGCCCGCCGCTCCCCATCCGGATCCCAGTGCTTCGCGGTGCTCACTTCGTGCACCCGCGGTCGTGCGAGTAGTCCTTTACGGGACGGTGAGGTCATCGTCAGCCCTGCGAGGCGGGCCGGAGCGCGCGGCAGGGGCGTGGCGATTTTGAGCCGCGCCATGCGCGCGACCGGGGCACCGCGTGCGCCGCGCGAGCGAACATGAGCCACGCCCCTGCCGCGCGCCCCGGCCCGCCTGCGTGGAGGCGAAGATGCGGTCGTCCGGGAAGTGATTGACTTCGCGGGAATCGGTTCCTAGAATCGGGACCCCCTGCGTGGGAACCGGAGGAGTGGTGCTGGACAGGCGGGCGCTCGCGATCCTTTTCCTGACGCTCTTCCTGCTGATGCTGGGCGTGGGGATCATCATCCCCAACATCGTCTACCAGGCCGAGGCCAGCCACGCCACCGTGCCCCAGGCGACCTTTCTCTTCACCCTGTACTCCCTGATGCAGTTCCTGTTCGCGCCCGTGTGGGGACACCTCTCGGATCGCCTGGGGCGCAAGCCGATCCTGGTCGCCGGCCTGCTCGGGAACGCCGTCGGTCTGGCGCTGTTCGGGATCTCGTCCCGGCTGACGCTGCTGTACGTCGCGCGCGCTCTCTCGGGACTCATGTCGTCCGCGGCGCTGCCGACGGCCATGGCCTACGTCGCCGACGTCACGGACGAAAAGAGCCGCGGGCGCGGTATGGGTCTGATGGGAGCGGCCATGGGGCTGGGCTTCATATTCGGTCCCGGAATCGGCGGGTCGCTGTCTCGCTTCGGACACGGGGTCCCGTTTCTGGCGGCGTCGGGACTGAACCTCGTGACCTGCGTCCTCGCCGCGCTGCTTCTGCGCGAGAGTCTGGGGACGAGGCCGCGTCCGGCCGAGGGAGAGGACGTGGCCGCGATTCATCCGACGGAGGCGCCGGTCTCGTCGGAGGTGCCGTCGCCCGAGCCGCCGGTCATCCCCCGACCGTGGAGGGCCGTGGCGAGCCCGCTCCTGACGTTCTACCTCGTGGCCTTCTTCGTCACCTTCTCCATGGCCTCCCTCGAATCGATCTTTCCCTGGTTCATCCAGGATCGCTTCGGCTTCGGCGCGGGCGACATGGGCCTCATGTTCCTGTTCATGGGGATCGCCGTCTTCCTGGTGCAGGGGTTCCTCCTCGGTCGCTGGATCGCCGCCTTCGGGGAGGAGAACGTCCTGGTGAGCGGGCTCCTGATCAACGCGCTCGGATTCCTCTTGGTGATCGCCGCGAACGGCCGCGTTGCGCTCACCGCGGCGCTGGTCGTCGGCGGCGTGGGGAACCAGATCATGCGGCCGACCAACGCCTCCCTGATCAGCAAGAGAACGAAACGCGGTCAGGGGGCCGCGATCGGGATCATGGATTCGTTCGACTCGGCCGGCAGGATCCTCGGACCGATGGCCGCCGGGGCGCTGTACGGTCCCGGCCGC contains:
- a CDS encoding iron-sulfur cluster assembly accessory protein; this translates as MIHVTDKAAEQIKTILHKESLEGHGLRVAVVGGGCSGMSYKLAFEKEPVEGDKVYEENGVRIFVDTKSYLVLNGTTLDFSDGLNGTGFSFTNPNAKSTCGCGTSFSA
- the speY gene encoding deoxyhypusine synthase; amino-acid sequence: MAHKKNLLSGQRIYPDPIRGGMTVDRLIDDTFLAYNGGRLQKACRLLTEKMLQEDVTVGLSLSGALTPAGVGRSCIIPLIQSGFVDWIASTGANLYHDTHYGLGMSLHRGSHEVDDTLLRREGVIRIYDVLFDYNVLLDTDNYLRAVMAEKAFDKEMGTAELHYLLGKYLAAREKEIGVVDTCVLTVAYRAGVPCYVSSPGDSSIGMNVAELAMRGVGPRIDVSRDVNETAGIVYAAKQREGKSGVLMLGGGSPKNFVLQTEPQIQEILGLADRGHDYYIQVTDARPDTGGLSGATPAEAVSWGKVDPDKLTDSVVVYADSTIAVPLIVAYAVSRAKPRRLKRLYDRRDDLVERLKKDFLVEHERRTRETVKAQQGR
- the thiO gene encoding glycine oxidase ThiO; the protein is MDQERIDDVLVVGGGIIGLSIAREAALLGLRVRLLDRGKIGGEASGAAAGLLSPQAEADRAGPLFTLGLASRDLFPEFAAGVEEESGLDPALWRRGTLVAARSGRETEELDRRFAFQRALGLPAERIGGEALRRMEPALHPDWCEALYLPRDLSVDNVVLVEGLRLSASRLGVRLQEDARADRLLVEEGRVVGVGIGGGRARAGAVVIAAGAWSAEIAGIDPPLPLRPVRGQIVCLGPAAAPVFPIFGPDCYLVPRRDGRVLAGSTMEDAGFDKSVTGAALRDLSAGALALVPGLATAPFHSAWAGLRPALPDGLPAIGRAAPGLLHACGHLRNGILLAPVTARLVARLLADQDPGMDLSPFDPGRFQDWNGGVVDAEVPGPVSGPAGPSPSRACASRARRGSPS
- a CDS encoding MFS transporter — translated: MLDRRALAILFLTLFLLMLGVGIIIPNIVYQAEASHATVPQATFLFTLYSLMQFLFAPVWGHLSDRLGRKPILVAGLLGNAVGLALFGISSRLTLLYVARALSGLMSSAALPTAMAYVADVTDEKSRGRGMGLMGAAMGLGFIFGPGIGGSLSRFGHGVPFLAASGLNLVTCVLAALLLRESLGTRPRPAEGEDVAAIHPTEAPVSSEVPSPEPPVIPRPWRAVASPLLTFYLVAFFVTFSMASLESIFPWFIQDRFGFGAGDMGLMFLFMGIAVFLVQGFLLGRWIAAFGEENVLVSGLLINALGFLLVIAANGRVALTAALVVGGVGNQIMRPTNASLISKRTKRGQGAAIGIMDSFDSAGRILGPMAAGALYGPGRTYPYIASAAIMATVGAALWARKTVRQRAAGGETAGGVTSSDAP